A single region of the Salmo salar chromosome ssa16, Ssal_v3.1, whole genome shotgun sequence genome encodes:
- the prs23 gene encoding serine protease 23 isoform X1, which yields MQTKRTWVEALRGSPSSMASFPSIPSPLPLLSLFLLLSIPPVAPIQHQWPLQRVPVVLPQVTEDRPAPHFQADARLDVTSPCDPECHKKALPPSYWDLRSILSYETLHSNGRLTETAVGIYGYTARPQTTPALPSRRKRQIFGHDGRFSIVGQDFLLNYPFSAAVKLSTGCSGTLVGDRHVLTAAHCVHDGKNYVKGAQKLRVGFLKPKHRDSPNPASATNASNAHPSPPDKMKFQWIRAKRTHVPKGWIKGNANDIGMDYDYALLELKKAHKRRHMKLGVSPPAKQLPGRRVQFSGYDNDRPGQLVYRFCRAGEETPDLLYQHCDAQPGASGSGIYARMWDRRRRRWERKVIGVFSGHQWVDRDGASQEFNVAVRVTPLKYAQICYWIKGNYVDCREG from the coding sequence GTCTCCCTCCTCCATGGCCTCTTTTCCCTCCATCCCatccccccttcccctcctctccctcttcctcctcctctccatccctccagtggCTCCTATCCAGCACCAATGGCCCCTGCAGCGCGTCCCTGTGGTCTTACcccaggtgacagaggaccgcCCCGCCCCCCACTTCCAGGCTGACGCCCGATTGGACGTCACCTCCCCATGTGACCCGGAATGCCACAAGAAGGCTCTTCCCCCCAGCTACTGGGACCTGCGTAGCATCCTGTCATACGAGACACTCCATAGCAACGGTCGCCTCACCGAAACCGCCGTGGGGATCTACGGGTACACCGCCCGCCCCCAGACCACGCCAGCACTGCCTTCCCGACGCAAACGTCAGATCTTTGGCCATGACGGGCGTTTCAGCATCGTAGGGCAAGACTTCCTGTTGAACTACCCATTCTCGGCAGCGGTCAAGCTGTCCACCGGGTGTTCCGGAACACTGGTGGGCGACCGGCACGTTCTGACCGCCGCCCACTGCGTCCACGACGGGAAGAACTACGTGAAAGGGGCGCAAAAGCTCCGGGTGGGTTTCCTGAAGCCAAAGCATCGTGACTCTCCCAATCCTGCCTCTGCCACCAATGCATCCAACGCCCATCCATCACCCCCAGATAAGATGAAGTTCCAGTGGATTCGTGCCAAGCGCACCCACGTGCCCAAAGGCTGGATCAAAGGCAACGCCAACGACATCGGAATGGACTACGACTACGCCTTATTAGAGCTCAAGAAGGCCCACAAAAGACGCCACATGAAGCTGGGCGTCTCCCCGCCGGCGAAGCAACTGCCCGGGCGCAGGGTCCAGTTCTCCGGCTATGACAATGACCGGCCGGGCCAGCTGGTCTACCGGTTCTGCCGGGCTGGAGAGGAGACGCCAGACCTTCTCTACCAGCACTGTGATGCCCAGCCCGGGGCCAGCGGCTCGGGGATTTACGCTCGTATGTGGGACCGGAGGCGGCGGCGCTGGGAGAGGAAGGTGATCGGGGTGTTCTCAGGGCACCAGTGGGTGGATCGAGACGGGGCGTCGCAGGAGTTTAACGTGGCGGTGAGGGTGACGCCTCTGAAATACGCCCAGATCTGCTACTGGATCAAGGGAAACTATGTAGACTGCCGAGaaggatga
- the prs23 gene encoding Serine protease 23 precursor, translating into MASFPSIPSPLPLLSLFLLLSIPPVAPIQHQWPLQRVPVVLPQVTEDRPAPHFQADARLDVTSPCDPECHKKALPPSYWDLRSILSYETLHSNGRLTETAVGIYGYTARPQTTPALPSRRKRQIFGHDGRFSIVGQDFLLNYPFSAAVKLSTGCSGTLVGDRHVLTAAHCVHDGKNYVKGAQKLRVGFLKPKHRDSPNPASATNASNAHPSPPDKMKFQWIRAKRTHVPKGWIKGNANDIGMDYDYALLELKKAHKRRHMKLGVSPPAKQLPGRRVQFSGYDNDRPGQLVYRFCRAGEETPDLLYQHCDAQPGASGSGIYARMWDRRRRRWERKVIGVFSGHQWVDRDGASQEFNVAVRVTPLKYAQICYWIKGNYVDCREG; encoded by the coding sequence ATGGCCTCTTTTCCCTCCATCCCatccccccttcccctcctctccctcttcctcctcctctccatccctccagtggCTCCTATCCAGCACCAATGGCCCCTGCAGCGCGTCCCTGTGGTCTTACcccaggtgacagaggaccgcCCCGCCCCCCACTTCCAGGCTGACGCCCGATTGGACGTCACCTCCCCATGTGACCCGGAATGCCACAAGAAGGCTCTTCCCCCCAGCTACTGGGACCTGCGTAGCATCCTGTCATACGAGACACTCCATAGCAACGGTCGCCTCACCGAAACCGCCGTGGGGATCTACGGGTACACCGCCCGCCCCCAGACCACGCCAGCACTGCCTTCCCGACGCAAACGTCAGATCTTTGGCCATGACGGGCGTTTCAGCATCGTAGGGCAAGACTTCCTGTTGAACTACCCATTCTCGGCAGCGGTCAAGCTGTCCACCGGGTGTTCCGGAACACTGGTGGGCGACCGGCACGTTCTGACCGCCGCCCACTGCGTCCACGACGGGAAGAACTACGTGAAAGGGGCGCAAAAGCTCCGGGTGGGTTTCCTGAAGCCAAAGCATCGTGACTCTCCCAATCCTGCCTCTGCCACCAATGCATCCAACGCCCATCCATCACCCCCAGATAAGATGAAGTTCCAGTGGATTCGTGCCAAGCGCACCCACGTGCCCAAAGGCTGGATCAAAGGCAACGCCAACGACATCGGAATGGACTACGACTACGCCTTATTAGAGCTCAAGAAGGCCCACAAAAGACGCCACATGAAGCTGGGCGTCTCCCCGCCGGCGAAGCAACTGCCCGGGCGCAGGGTCCAGTTCTCCGGCTATGACAATGACCGGCCGGGCCAGCTGGTCTACCGGTTCTGCCGGGCTGGAGAGGAGACGCCAGACCTTCTCTACCAGCACTGTGATGCCCAGCCCGGGGCCAGCGGCTCGGGGATTTACGCTCGTATGTGGGACCGGAGGCGGCGGCGCTGGGAGAGGAAGGTGATCGGGGTGTTCTCAGGGCACCAGTGGGTGGATCGAGACGGGGCGTCGCAGGAGTTTAACGTGGCGGTGAGGGTGACGCCTCTGAAATACGCCCAGATCTGCTACTGGATCAAGGGAAACTATGTAGACTGCCGAGaaggatga